From the Lactobacillus johnsonii genome, the window CAATAAATCGGGCAGGAGAGACTTGTTTTGCATAATCATGGATAAATCCTGCTAAAGCTGCCTTATCAGGATCATAATTATTAAGTTCAGCTAACTTACGACTAGTTTCACTTACACCAATACAATGCTTAAATCTCTTTTCATCCATGTTGCTTTTTTCTTTGGCAACAATTTCATCAGAAGTTAACGGGGAATATGTTTTAACAAAATTAATTTCAGTCACTATATAAGCCTCTTGATTTAATATATAAGCGTACACTTTCCGGTACTAAATACCGAATAGAATTACCGGTAGCTATATTTTGACGAATTAAGGAAGATGAAATATCTAAATTAGGTGCATCAACCCAAATCATTGGAAACTTGGGATTTTGCGGATAATTTGGTCTCCTAACGCCAACCAAAGTAGATAAAAGTGCTATAGTCTCTGGTTCGCGCCAATTTTCAAAGTCGTTTACTTCGTCACTACCCATAATTAAGTAATATTGATTACGTGGGGCTCTCTTCTTTAAGTAACGTAAAGTATCAACCATGTATGATGTTCCACCACGCATTATTTCAAAAAGCTTAACATGAAAGTGTGGATTATCATGTGTAGCCAATTCAAGCATTGCACACCGATCTTTAGTGCTTATATTTCCCGCTATTTTTTTATGTGGCGGCGTATTATTTGGGATAAACCATATTTCATCTAAATGAAGCTTTTTTCTAACTTGCTCAGCCATTGATAAGTGAGCTAAATGAACTGGGTTAAAAGTTCCTCCCATAATTCCAATTTGTTGGGCAGAACTCGTAACCGGTTCAAATTGTACTTGTGGTTTTTCTTTTACAACACATTGCATTATATTAACGCTCTTCTAATTCCTAAACCAATTCCTTCTGGTGTATAAGCTTTTACTACAACATTAGCAGGTGTGGTAATAAACCCAACTCCACCAAATAAAATATCGCTTTTTTCTTTTGGTGAAAAAGTTTGGCCTTTTAACGGTCCGAGATTATCTTCTTTACTTGGTGGGAGTAATAAATCATCTTTATGTTTTTCATAAAATACATCTGCATTTTCAGTCTTTGTTCTGTGTACATAAAGGTCGCGTGCAACATAAATTGTAAATCCAGCAGATGGACCATCTACATAGTCAAAACGTCCTAATCCAGCTAAAAAGATTGTCTGTCCAGGCAAAAGTTGGTAGGTTGCTGGCTTCAATGGCTTCTTTGGTTCAACAACTTCAAGTTCTTTTCCACTTAAATGACTAGCCAATTGATTGGCATTCAAAATTCCGGGTGTGTCAATTAAATAATGGCCATTGGAAAGTGGAATTTTAATTTCATCTAATGTTGTCCCAGGGAATTTAGAGGTAGTAATGACATCCTTTAAATCACTGTTCATATTGATAATCGCGTTGATTAACGTGGATTTTCCAACATTGGTTGTTCCAACAAAATAGATATCTTTCTTTTCGCCTTTTTTAGCTAAAAATGCCATCAACTCATCTAAATTTTTCTTTTTAGCAGCTGAAACCAAAAATATTTTTTCTGGCTTTAAGCCATTTCGATTAGCTTCTTGGCGCATCCAATCTTTAATTTTGGATTCTTTAGAATTTTTTGGAAATAAATCTACTTTATTACCAACTAAAATATATTCATTGCCACCAATAAATCGCTTAATTGAAGAAATTAAGGAGTTACTAAAATCAAATAAGTCAACCACATTAACGACTAATGCTTTCTTTTGACTAATTGAGTTAAGTAAAGCCAAGAAATCGTCGTTATTTTCTTCGACTGGCATAATTTCATTATAGTGTCTTAATCTAAAACACCGCTGACAATACACCTCATTATCATCACTCTCTAGTGCCTTTTTTAAGGCAGAAGATGGTAAATAGCCCGACTTTTTAGGGTCTTGATCTTGTAATATACTTCCACAACCAATACAACGTAATTCTTCACTCATTCTAATTTCTCCTTAAAAACTACAGGTTTTCTTAAATTCAAAAAGAAAAAGATAAATTTCTCAAAGAAGCGGTTGATCCTTGTATTCCACTTATCAGTTTCAACTAATGGTTTTACTAAAACTGTAGTTACACCAGCTAGATTTCCAGCCTGTATGTCAGTAATCAACTGGTCTCCTACCATTAAAACTTGATCCTTTTTTAGATTCAAGGCTTTTAATTCCTTATTAATACCGATGGGCAAAGGCTTGCGTGCTTTTGCAATAAAAGAAATATGGTATGGATTCAGAACTTTTCCAATTCGCTCTGCATTATTATTTGAAATAACAACTAAACGAATTCCGTCTTTAGCCAGCCGTTGATTAAGTTCATCCATTTCAACAGCTGTCTCTGCTTTATTCCAAGCAAGCAATGTATTATCCAAATCGCTAAACACAGCTTTAATTCCCATCTTCTTTAACTGTTTTGGATCTAAATGATAGATAGTATCTATTGTATAACGAGGTCTAAATAACATTAAAAAATCTCCACTTTTTTCTCATATCTATAGTATCAGAAATCTTTAATCTTTAGAAACATTTGATGATTGAAAAATTAAATTTTACTTTTCTTTGACAGAAAAGATGGTAAAATGGTAACAATTTATCTCTCTACCGTATTACATAAAGGAGTTAAATTATGAAAAATTTTATCGATCTCCATCTACATTTAGATGGTTCTTTGCCATACCCTACGGTTAAAAAATTAATGAAAATTCACAACTTTTCAAGTTTAACTGAAGCACAACTCAAAGAAAAGCTATCTGTCTCTAAAAATTGCATTGATTTACAAGAGTATCTAACTAAGTTCGATTTTCCTCTACTATTTTTGCAAACTAAGAAAGATCTAGAAACAGCGATTTTTGATCTTTTAAAAAATTTGCGTTCTCAAGGACTAGTCTACACAGAAATTCGATTTGCTCCTCAGTTTCACACTCAAAAAAAGCTCACTCAAGAAGGAGCAATTAGATCCTGCATTTCAGGACTAAAAAAATTTTATCAGTGGCAAGATGCGCAACAAGACAATTCCTACCCTCTACATGCAAATTTAATTCTTTGTCTCATGCGTTTACCACATCGGGACCAAGAAAATAATTTAACTGTCAAGTTGGCCGCTAAATATAGTTCCCAACATGTTGTTGGACTTGACTTAGCTGGTCCAGAAGGTCCGATTCCTAATAAAGCTTTTAGTTCATTCTTTGAAGACGCAAAAGAAATGCATGTTCCATTTACAATTCACGCAGGAGAAGCAGCTGGCCCTGAATCAATGCAAGAAGCATTAGATTTAGGCACTAAAAGAATTGGGCATGGAATTCGCTGTTTAGAAAGTGAGCAAATGGTTCAATATTTAGTTGACCATAATATCACTCTTGAGTGTTGTGCCACTTCTAATCTCAACACCAAAATTTTTAAGAAAATTGATTCCTATCCTTTAAAAACTCTTCTTTCAAAAAAGATAAAAGCAACACTAAATTGCGACAATATGACTGTTTCAAATACTAACTTACCTAAGGAATTTAAATTACTTGAATCAAAAACCGGTCTTACTAAATTAGACGAACATCAATTATTATTAAATTCTATTAACGCTGCTTTTGCTTCTGATCAAGAAAAGAATCGCTTATTGACCATATTTAGCTAAAATTGAGAAAAAAATGCTCCGCCTAAGCGGAGCATTTTTTAATATTCTTAGTTCAAAGCTTTCTTAGCAGCATCTGCTAAATCAGCAAAAGTCTTTTCATCGTTGTAAGCAATGTCAGCTAACATCTTACGGTTCATGTCAATACCAGCTACTTTCAAGCCGTGCATTAACTTAGAGTATGAAAGACCATTTTGTCTTGCAGCAGCGTTGATACGAGCAATCCATAATTTTCTGAATTCGCTCTTACGCTTCTTACGGTCACGGAAAGCATATTTACGAGAAACAAATACTTGAGTACTTGCTGCTTTAAATTGTAAGTGTTTTGAGCCACGGTAACCCTTGGCTAACTTCATGATCTTCTTACGACGAGCGCGTGTTACGGTTCCACCTTTAGTTCTTGGCATCTAAAATTCCTCCTCAAAAAGTCTTCTAATAATTAACGCATTTGGGAAAGCATCTGTTTGATGCGCTTTAAGTCACTTGCTGAAACCATAGCAGCTTTTCTCAAATGACGACGTTGTTTCTTAGTCTTACCGTGGAAACGGTGTCCAGTGTAAGCATGGTGACGCTTTAAACCACCATTAGCAGTTCTCTTGAAACGCTTTGCTGAAGCGCGGTGTGTTTTTTGCTTTGGCATATCTATTCCTCCAATTAACTACTTTTTCTTTTTATCTTTCTCACTTAATGGAGCAAGCATTAAGAACATTGAACGGCCTTCCATCTTTGGCTTAGTAACTACATTAGATAAGTCACTAGCTTCGTCAGCCATCTTTTCTAAGACCTGTTTACCTAACTCCTTGTGAGTAATTGCCCGGCCTCTAAAGCGAATAGAAACTCTAACTTTAGCGCCCTTGGTCAAGAATTTACGAACATGCTTTAACTTGGTGTCAAAGTCATTTCCTTCGATTGTTGGACTTAAACGAATTTCTTTGACAGCCATAACCTTTTGATTCTTACGGTTTTCTTTGGCTTTCTTTTGTTGTTCAAAACGGAATTTACCGTAGTCCATAATTCTAGCAACAGGTGGCTTAGCATTAGGAGAAAGCAAAACCAAATCAAGGTCAGCGTCAGCTGCTTTACGTAAAGCTTCATTCTTGGATACAACACCAACTTGTTGGCCATCAACGCCAATTAAACGAACTTCACGAGCACGAATATCTTCGTTTAAGATCATATTTCTTGGTATGAGTATTCACCTCCACGTTAATTTCGAGGACAAGAAAAAAGCGGGCAAAGTTAACGCCCGCTTTTAATCAACAGATATTATCGATCAGCCCAGAGGTAATATTAACTTAGGCGAGAAGCGGGAGCTTCTTCTTGTTCTCAACTTCTAAATTATACCATCTAATTAATTTACGTCAAGAACTAATTAAATGCAACTATTCTTTTTAGTGCCGATTAAACTCTGGTGATAAATTCATCAATCGATCAGCATTTTCTTCTAACACCTCTCGCCTTTTACCATACATCATCCAAACTGTAACAGCTAATGGAACTAAGACCATTAGAACTTCAGAGATATAATCTGTAGCCCAACTATTGAATTGCCAGCCTGCAGAATTCCAACCACTTTGCAGGTTTGCAAGGTAATCCATCAAGAAGTGAAAAATCATTGGGAGCCAAAGTTTCCCACTATAAAGGTAAAGCACGGCCCATAAAAAACCACTTTCCATTACTCCAATTACTTGAGCAATTGTAGCTTCAAAGGTTTCACCATTCCAACCAACGTTTCCTAGATGAGATAATCCAAAAAGAAGCGCAGACCCATAGATAGCTATTGGTACACGCAAATTTCGATATTGATTAAAGCCAGCAAGCAGAATTATAATAGCCAAATATCTTTCAGTTTCTTCAAAAATGCCTGGTTCTAAAGCAGCTGTAAAGCTTGCAATAGTAAAATATTTTTTCTGCAAATCAATTGAATACCTAAAAAATGCAGTCCATATTTGCTTATCGTAATTAATAAAGGCATTGTAAAACACATCAATAAATGCAAACAATACTAGTAATAATAAGACTGAATATTGAAAATTTCTGCTTTTTACAAACTTCAAATTAGGATTAAAGTGAAACCCCCATGCTTTTCCTAAAAAGCAAGCTAAAATTAATAAAGCAAACGCTGCAACTACGCCTTGGCTAGTAATTGAATGAAGCCACGGTAAATTTTTGCCAATCTTTAACAAAGAATCAGGTCCATACTGTGTTCCTAGGAGACCAACTCCTATTAAACGTAAAAACCAATTCTTTAAGCTACCCGCAAACAAAATTGCGAGGGGTAATAATAAAACTAAGTAGCTCATCCAGAGTAAAAGAACCCACAGAATTTCCAGCTGAGGGACATTTTTTAAGAAATAATTACCTATTTCTACCCACACGCTTGGGAATAAAGTACTTAGACCAAATAAATTTAGCCATCTTACAATTTCAAAAATTATTCCATTCTGTCTATTTACCCTTTGATTATAGAAATTAAGTCCAAGAACAATTATAAAAAAAGCTCCTTGAATTAAATTTCCTACACTATTTTTATTTTGGAAAATAACCTCTAAAAGCATCCAGATAAGTGCAATTAATAATTGCACATCAAAAATTTGTTGCCATCTTTTATGTGACAAAGTAAAATCCTTCATTCTATTCCTCCAGTTAGTTATCTAGTTTTTTTATTATAATGATCTCTCAATTTTTTTAAAGATATTTCATGCATAATAAAAAGAACTCATCTGCTGTGAGTTCTTAAAAACTAATCAAATTTTACTTTAGTCTAAAATTACAACTTAAAATTTCGTTCTCTATTTAGATATATCAGCACCGTCTTCATTTATTTCTTAACTCTGCTTTTACTCTTTATTTTTCTTCAATTGAATATTGATTTGTCTCACTTCATTCCACAAGTGAAAAAAGTAAACTCCATATGCAAGAGCATACATCAGAATAAAGTTTCCGATAATAATGGCTAACTGCTTTTCCATAACTGTTAAGCCATCTACAAAGAAATTAAATACTAACCAAGCAGTTAAGCAAACAAAAAAATTAATGATAATCTGCTTTCTTAATGACCAACTATCATTGTTAAAAATCCAACCCGCTAAATAAAAAAAGATTCCAATTAAAAAAGATTCTAATATCCAAAATAAAAAATCTGAGATTTTAAGTGTACTATTAGCTAAATTGTTCCAGGAAGACTGCAGAAGAATCTGAACAACTATCCAAGTCATCCCTATTCCAATTCCAATTAAACCACTTACTAATAATTGAACAACCTTTTTCATAATCCTAACCTCTCTTTCAAAACTTTAATCTTTCTTCTTGCAACTTGAATGCGTAAGCCATTTTCTAAAATTGCATCAATATTTCCGCTACTAACAATTTCTAAATGATTTATAGAATGATAGTTGACAATCGAACTTCTGGAAGTAGTAACAAAATCATTAGGTAGAAGTTTTTCCACTTGATACAATCTTCCTCTAAAAATGTAAACATCTCTTTCTGTACAAATCATTGTTTTTTCATTCTCAACTTGAATAGCAAAAATCTGTGAAAACTCGATCATATAAGCATCTCTATTTTTGTAGCCCCAAAGAAAATCTTGCTTTGATGTTAATTCATTCGTGATTCGCTTTATTTTGCTAGTCATCCTTTTCAACCAAAATTCAACTTTTTCTTCTGGTAGATTAGGATCAATCTTAAACTCAACTTTCATTAATTTCCCTCCTTACTTGGTTATTAAGTATAGTTATTTACCGCTTGAAAACCAGAGATTTTCGGTAAATGGTCTTAATCTAACGGTGAATGGTCATTTTTCTATACAAAAAATCCGCTAGGATCTTCTCTTTTCCCTAGCGGATTTTTATTATCTATCAATTATCAAAATTATTTTTCTCTTGAGTATGACTTAACATCTGCATCAATTTCAGCAATAAAGTCATCTAAACTCTTAGAAATTTGTTCTTCAGTACCGTAGCGACGAACATTAACACCGTTTGCGTTCATTTCTTCATCACCAAGAACTAAAGTGTAAGGAACCTTTTGAGTTTGTGATTCACGAATCTTGTAGCCAAGTTTTTCATTTCTGTGGTCTACTTCTGCTCTAAATCCGCGCTTAGCTAATTCGGCACGAACTTTATCAGCATATTCACCGTGAGCTTCTTCATTAACTGGAATAATTTCAGCCTGAACTGGAGCAAGCCAAGTTGGGAATGCACCCTTGTAAATTTCAGTTAAGTAAGCGATGAATCTTTCCATAGTACCAACAATACCACGGTGAATCATAACTGGACGGTGTTCTTCACCATCTTGACCAACATAAGTTAAGCCAAATCTTTCTGGAAGCATGAAGTCAAGTTGAATAGTTGACATAGTTTCATCATTACCTAAAGCGGTCTTAGTTTGAATATCAAGCTTAGGACCGTAGAATGCAGCTTCACCTTCAGCTTCAACGTAGTCAAGGCCAAGGTCATCCATAGCTGCTTTAAGCATTGATTGAGATGTTTCCCACATTTCATCGTTTGCGTAGTACTTATCAGTGTTCTTTGGATCACGGTAAGAAAGTCTGAAGTAGTAATCAGTAATGTCAAAGTCCTTATAAACATCCATGATCAACTTCAAAACTTTAGCAAATTCTTCTCTAATTTGATCAAGTGCTACAAAAGTGTGTCCGTCGTTCAAAGTCATTTCACGTACACGTTGCAAACCTGACAAAGCACCTGATTTTTCGTATCTGTGCATCATACCTAATTCAGCAATACGAATTGGTAATTCACGGTATGAGCGAATGTGGTGCTTATAGATTTGAATATGTGATGGGCAGTTCATTGGACGAAGTTCAAGCATTTCGCCATCACCCATATCCATTGGTGGGAACATATCATCACGATAGTGTGCCCAGTGACCAGAAGTCCTGTAAGCATCTACGTTCATTAATACTGGAGTATAAACGTGTTCATAGCCATCAGCTACTTCTTTATCAACGATGTATCTTTCAACAACACGACGAATAGTAGCACCCTTTGGCATCCAGTAAGGAAGACCCGCACCAACTTTAGGATCAACAAAGAATAAGTCTAGGTCTCTACCGATAGTTCTGTGGTCTCTTTCTTTAATTTCAGCACGACGCTTCAAGTCTTCATCTAAAGCAGCCTTCTTGAAGAATGCAGTACCAAAAATTCTTTGAAGCATTGGGTTGGAAGATTTACCTAACCAGTATGCACCGGCAACTGACAAAAGCTTAAAGTTCTTGATTTTACCAGTATTTGGTAATAAAGCATCAAAGCCAAAGTCAACAAAGTCACCTAACTTGTAAACTGCAACTTCGTCTTCTTCATCTTTCAAAAGATCCAATTTGAATTGGTCATCCTTAAAGATTTCTTCCAATTCACTCTTCTTCATTGAAGTATATTCAATCTTTTCACCATTCTTAATGGCTCTTTGCATTGCTTTTTCAAGTTCTGGTAATTCAGTAACCTTAATTTGATCTTCTTTATCAGTATCTACGAAGAAACCACCTTCGTCAGCTTCGTGCATTCCCAAACGTAATTCTGGGTATTTGCGCTTTGCAACAGCTTCAAGTAAGAATGCTGCAGTAGCACGTAAAATGTCTAAGCCTTCTTCATCTTTATCGGTAATAATAGCTGCTTCTACATCTTCATCAACGATGTAATCTAAAGGCTTCATTACCCCATTAATCTTTGCACCAACAGCAGCTTTTCCTAGAGAAGTAGCAATTGAAGATGCTAATTCCTTAACAGAAACTGCCTTATCAAAATCTTTCTTAGAGCCGTCTGGCAAAGTTACAGAAAAACTCATAAATTTTTACCTCCAAATAAAAAATCCCAGCACTAAAAACAGTGCTGGGACGTTAAAATACGTGGTTCCACCCGAAATTCGAATTAATTATAAAATTAATTCCTCTAAAGGTCGTTAATGGTACCTAGCCAAATATAAAAATTTCAGGAATGAAATTGGGGTTTTCTTCTAATCAGGAGCTTCCAGAACTAGGCTCCTGTCTCTGAAGTGAAGAAAATCATGTCTTTCATTGACTTTCATTATACTAGCTCATCAAATAGATGCAAGTAAAATTTTAAAATTAATTTCGACGATTTTTGCCACCAACAAAAACTTCTTTACTCAAAAAACGAACTCGTTCCATCAAACGTCTTGCCTTAACTTCATCAACGCTATTTCTAGTTTTGGCAAAATGTTCATTTAAACCATCCATTGTCATATTCGAACTGAAAAAAGTTGGTAAAACATTATCCATTCGCTTTTGTAAAATTACACCTAATACATCGTCTCGTGACCATTCACTTAACGTCTCTGCTCCAATATCATCAAAAATCAAAACCGGAGCTGAAGCAATGCGATCAATCTCATCGTTTAAACTATTATCTTGGAAATGACTTCCTAAACTAGCAATAAAAGAAGGGACATGTAGAAAAACTACTCTACTTCCTTGTCGTGCTATTGAATTTGTAAGTCCAGCTAAAATATATGTTTTCCCTACACCAAAATCACCTGTTAGATATAACCCCTTAGTATGTTTATTTTTCTTAAAACTAGCAAGAAATATTCCTACTTCATCTAACACATCATCACGTTCAGGAGTCGCATCAACGTTTTCTAATTCAACATGACGAAGTTTAGCAGGTAAATCAATCAGTTCAATTCTATTTTCTGCACGTTTTTTAGCTTCTGAATTCAGTTTTGCTTCAGTAGGGACATAGGTAATATCAATTACTTTTCCATTAAGAAAAAGTTTAGGTGTATATCCCTCCATCACCGGATTTGGTGACTCAATTTGTTCAACATAGGTGAAAATTGTAGGAAGGGATGCCTGGACAATTTCTTTATTCAATCTTTCTTTATTCTGTGCAAGAAAGGCTTGAACTTTTGGATGCTTTATTGCTGTTTTAGCAATTTTTTTGCTATCTTCACCTAATTTGCGTTTCTTTATAATTCGTGTAATTACTTCAGAAATATCTTCCACCAGTACAACACTTCCTATTCATTTTTACCAAATTCGCGAAAAATTTTATTTCTTTCTTCTGTAGATAACCGCCTTTTTTTTGTTTGATTCTGCTTTTCATATTTTGACCAGTCAGTAAGCTTATGGACAGTCTTTTTAGGCGTCCTATAATATTGCTTTTGGTTACGCTTATTCTTACGTTCCTTAAGATATGCGATTGCTTCAGTTGGCGTAGTAATTCCCTTTTGAAGCCAATCATTAGCAATTCGATCTGCTAAATTATTAGTCAAGACCGCATCATATTCAAAACAAGTATGAACTATTAGATTAATTAAAGGCGGTGTTAAACCCATCTGATCCTGCAAACGATAAATAACTTTCTTTTCATTAGCAGTTACATATCCGCCCTTTTTTTCTTTTAATTCATATAGGTAATCAGTAGGAGGTTTACTATCCACTGCTCGAATCAACTCTGCATCTGCTGTTGACAAGTTCTTAATTGCTTTATCGGCATCCTTAGGCTTTTGCTGCAACTGTTTTCTAACCATTTCCTTATTTCGATTAAGGCCAAAGTTTTCGTTAACAGCATTTTGAATTGCATACATATTTAATTTATCTGTGCCTGCCGACATAGTAATTAAAGAGGTTTCCACAAATTCTTGTTCTGTTAAGTGATAAAAATCAATAATTTGCTTAATTTCTACCTGATGCTTTAAAACTTCTTCTTTATCAATATGATAACTTGCAAATAGATCGACCAAAAAACTCCAATCAATCTTCACAGGCTCATTTCCTAGCTTTATTTCACCTTTATTATCTTTAGGAACTTCACGTGCTGCTTCTTTAACTTCGATAGGAGCGTCAATTGCACTCTCAGCACTTAGATGAAATACGTCAAAAAATCCACTAGTAACCTCTTTGGCATCCTTTAGGCCAATAAAAGTGCGCGGCGTGAATTTTTTTACCAAGCGATTAAAAGTTACACTTCCTACTCGTTCAAGTAATAAACTAGACAACAGAAAGGTATGAAAAAATTCACCAGCCGAGGGAACATTTTCTACTTCAAAAATTAACGTTTCTCCTAAAACAGGATTTGATCCTATAAAAGTCTTAATCAACCCTGTTGCTTCTAAATGATGTAGAGTGGAAAATAAATCCTCTAGTTTTAGATTTGTCTGGTCTTGAAGTTGATACAAAGTTTTATAATCTTTGGCAAACGGAACTTCATCAAACTCCTTAGTCAAAGTTATATACAATCCTACTCCTTGTATGCCTACAAGGGGTTCAAATAGAGTAGTTAAGACCCTTATATTTTCTTCACTAACAGCTACTTGATTAGCCACATAAAAAGGCTGTTTAGGATCAGCACTTTCAAACACCGGCTACCTACTCCTTATCATGCTTAGCCATCATATCTTCCATGGCTTCCATAAATCCTGAAACATCTTTAAATTGACGGTAAATACTTGCAAAGCGAATATAAGCAACATCATCTAAATTTGCTAGCTCTTTCATCACTAGATTACCAATATCTTTAGATGAAATTTCATTAAGACCTTGCTTACGAATTTCATTTTCTACATGGTCAACTAAAGCATCAAGTTGTTCACTTGAAATTGGTCTCTTTTGTGCGGCCATCATTACCCCATGTAAAATTTTATCGCGATTAAATGCTTCACGGGTTCCGTCATTTTTAACTACTAATAAAGGTGAACGTTCTACTCTTTCAAAAGTTGTAAAACGAAAACCACAATTTTCACATTCTCTACGTCTTCTAATTGCTCTATTTTCATCACTTGGACGAGAATCAATTACTCTTGAAGCATTTTTATGACAGTTTGGACATTCCATTTTTTTACCTGCCTATCTCTTGTAATAAATCAGATA encodes:
- the nrdR gene encoding transcriptional regulator NrdR — translated: MECPNCHKNASRVIDSRPSDENRAIRRRRECENCGFRFTTFERVERSPLLVVKNDGTREAFNRDKILHGVMMAAQKRPISSEQLDALVDHVENEIRKQGLNEISSKDIGNLVMKELANLDDVAYIRFASIYRQFKDVSGFMEAMEDMMAKHDKE
- a CDS encoding DnaD domain protein yields the protein MFESADPKQPFYVANQVAVSEENIRVLTTLFEPLVGIQGVGLYITLTKEFDEVPFAKDYKTLYQLQDQTNLKLEDLFSTLHHLEATGLIKTFIGSNPVLGETLIFEVENVPSAGEFFHTFLLSSLLLERVGSVTFNRLVKKFTPRTFIGLKDAKEVTSGFFDVFHLSAESAIDAPIEVKEAAREVPKDNKGEIKLGNEPVKIDWSFLVDLFASYHIDKEEVLKHQVEIKQIIDFYHLTEQEFVETSLITMSAGTDKLNMYAIQNAVNENFGLNRNKEMVRKQLQQKPKDADKAIKNLSTADAELIRAVDSKPPTDYLYELKEKKGGYVTANEKKVIYRLQDQMGLTPPLINLIVHTCFEYDAVLTNNLADRIANDWLQKGITTPTEAIAYLKERKNKRNQKQYYRTPKKTVHKLTDWSKYEKQNQTKKRRLSTEERNKIFREFGKNE
- the dnaI gene encoding primosomal protein DnaI → MEDISEVITRIIKKRKLGEDSKKIAKTAIKHPKVQAFLAQNKERLNKEIVQASLPTIFTYVEQIESPNPVMEGYTPKLFLNGKVIDITYVPTEAKLNSEAKKRAENRIELIDLPAKLRHVELENVDATPERDDVLDEVGIFLASFKKNKHTKGLYLTGDFGVGKTYILAGLTNSIARQGSRVVFLHVPSFIASLGSHFQDNSLNDEIDRIASAPVLIFDDIGAETLSEWSRDDVLGVILQKRMDNVLPTFFSSNMTMDGLNEHFAKTRNSVDEVKARRLMERVRFLSKEVFVGGKNRRN